Part of the Woronichinia naegeliana WA131 genome, TGGTGTTTCGGAGTCTATACTATGTAGCGAAGGCTATTGCTAGAGGAGAAAAGCCTGATACAGTAACCTATCTGGCTGAACGTGCTAAGTTATTTGGTTTGGTCAAAGCTGAGAGAAAGCGACATCGAGAAAAGGCCGCTCTCAATCAACAAATTTGGGAACCCATTCCTTTAAGTTGACACGGATGATAGACTACTCGCTGCTACCCCATCCACAATGTTGCGAATCTGTTCTACTGTTGGTATTTTTTCTAGTCCAAACAACCTCTGAGCATTATCTCGCCCACAACGGCTGTTAAGCTGACGTTGGTACTCTAAAAATGACTCATTTTGCATAAAAAAGGCGGCAAATGCCCCCAGTATCGCCTCTCTTAGACTATATTTCGTTGCATTACTAACCGAACGGGGGTCATCTATCTTCCCAATGACCTCGTTTAAACAGTGAACGATTCCGTCAAAACTTAGGTCGTTTACTTCCATCTTTCTCTCTGCAAAATCAGTAGACACTTTTCTCTTTATTCATAACTTCCTATAGGTCAAAGTTTTTCTGTCTCTATTTATACCATTTGAATTTGGAATTGCTGCTGTCAAACATTCGGTTTCCCAATTTAACTCTACCTGTAAATAATTCGTTGATAGCTTATCCTTGGTCACGGTGCGCTAAGACTTCTGCCATCGTATCAGAGCATAATCATCGTTTTAAAGTTGCCTAGTGACCTATATCAATTACTCGAATCTCACCTCAACAATACTGGTGTTACCCTGACCGATGTGGTGGAGGCTGCGATCGCGTCCTACTTTCTCCACAGCCCAATAAATCCTCTTTCATACCGCGTTTTTTCCTTACTAATTAACGATAAACAGATATTTTATTCCGATTTATTCCAAATTGACCTATTTATCCAATCTTGCGGAAAATTTATTGCCGTCAAGAAATGAGTGTGGGAAGAAAGTAGTGTCGATAAACGAGAACGCCATAGATGCTTCGGGGAAACTTGATCCATCAAGTACAGCAAAATAACCAACGTGTTATAGACCTTACGCGAACCTGTCACAAATTGAGGCATTGTCGGATTATTTTTACTGGTGGGAAGTTGAGGTACAACGGCAAAATCCCGATTCCATAGCCGAGAATGATGGGCGCAAATATTCCGAATTACCGAAAGATGGTGGAGCCAAGAACCCAAAATCTCAGCCCTAACCCCATAAACCTTAGCGATCGCCGTTTGAGTCTTAGTAAACCGTAAACTGCCATACCACCGAGAAAGCAACCCCAAAGACATCACCTCACACACAGCCCAGACAGGAGGCAATAGCTCAACATAACTCGTCTGAAAATGCTGAATAAAAAGTTCATCAGAACGCTTAACTTCTCTTGTTAAATCATCAATATTTTTTTGCCAAAATCGAGGATTAAACAAAGTAGGATCGAGATGGGCATGGGAACCGTGTAAATGAGCTAATTGATAGGCCCATTGACTCCTAACCGAAACCTCTATCCGTTCAATTGCATCCAAAACCAACAACCGTAGCTCACGGTCAAAAATGTATAATTCCAGAACATCTTGAAATCTGGTATTTTTAATAAATTGGTGACTAATTAAATCTGATTCAAAGGTTAACCAGTAAGCTCTCAATCGGTAGTAATTAATATGCTGAAGATAAAATTTAGCCGACTCACGATCCTCGACAATCATACCCCGCAATTCTAATAAATCAATCTGCTCATCAAGATTTTTGGGCTTTTTATTGAAATGTTCTGGCATCAAACCAACTACAAAAGAGTAACCCGCCTATTTGAGCTTGAATCAGAGGCTTGGCGGGTTTTGTTATCTAGATCATGACATATCACAGCTTGGAATGTCAATTATCGCCTGAAAAGACACAGCGATCGCCTCTATTCAAGCCACCGAGGGGTTATGCCGACATAAGAAGAAAATAGGACACGATGTAAGGTTTTGTAACGAATCGCACTGGACAAAAAACAACTCTAAGGCTACAAGTCTTATGCAGTAATAGTTTAAAGGTTGTTCCTTAGTAAAAATAGCCATAAACTCGGTTACGACATCGGCAGTTTTTTCGTGGCATTCCTTAGCCGTAAATCTAACCGTTCGGATTCCTTCTTTTAGTAAAACGCGATCGCGGGAATAATCTCGTTCAGTTTGCTTTTTATGGTGAACGCCATCTATTTCGAGAAGAAGAAGGTTACACCCCGTTTATCAAGTCCCTTGGAATAGGTACGACGACTATTCAGAGATCGCTTATAGCGGAGTAATGCGGTTAGGATGTTTTCGTCAAAGGAAGCAAGGGAGTTTTCTTGTAATATTGGTCATTTTAAAAACGCGAAAACTCCTCTTATGACGAATTACTGATAATTGTTTAACAATTTACGGTAAAAATCATTTATACATCCTTAGCTTTAATGATGTAATTGACGTAGATATTCTTGGGACGGGTTTCGCTACCGCCAAATTCGGTTACTTCAGCTTTATTTCCCCAGCCGTCTTGTCCTCCCTGAAAATTGGCAGAACCCTGGACATTTTCTCTTGTTGATGTATGAGTATGAGATTTTAATTCATCTCCTTGGTAAGAACCAACCTTATTACCCTCATTACCTCCATAATATAAAGAAGTACGAGAATTAGCATCGGGATCTCGTCCTGTACCTCCATCCAAACCTCGTAGAAAGAACCCTTGTAGATCAGGTACTTTGAACATTCCAGCCTTTGAAGCTGTTCCGTAATATGTTCCAATGGTATTTTCTAGGTCAGGATAGTCTGATTCAGCATATTCTGCGCCATCGCAAACGAGCCATCCTTGAGTTTCTAGGCTACCTCTAGCATTACCATCAACATCACCAGCATAAGCGAGAATTGTTCCAATAGGTACGTTCATAATTTTAAAGTTTCCTTTGTTTGATTTGAGTATTTACTTGATAGTTCAATCCGTTTTTATAGGACAAGAAATCGGGTTTTAGGATTTCCTGTTATGGCGATCGGATTGCTTTTTTTTGCTTCTGGTTTTTCATAATCGATAAATTCGCCTTAAGCTTAATTTTTAAGGTTTTTTGGATGGATATTACCAACCTCTGTCATATTGCCACCGTCCACCAGAATGTCCTAGCCAATGGTATATTCTGAGCATCAGATACAATGTCCCAGTATTAGTGTTCGGGTCATAGTCGTGAAAATGATGCCACACTTCAGTATTCGGGTCTCTAGGGGGCAATCCTTGATTTATTAACCACTGATCCGCTTCAGCAATATCATCTGCACTAGTGAGATTATATTGTATTCTTACAGAAGCCCGATAATATGTACCGGGATCTAACCCCCAACGGTTTCCCTCAATTGGTACGAATCTAGGTTGTCGGCTAAAACCGTAGCGATCTGGTGGCCTACGAAGTCTTCGCCCGTGAACGATATTGTCGGGATTTATACCAGGATACCGACGAAGAATTTTTCTTTTTCTTGCACGAGTGATGGGAGCATAATGCCCTGTATAACTATCACGCTTTGGTGGTCTTCGTTCATCACCACCACCACCAGAACCACTGCCAAAACCACCACTTGAACTAGTAGGAACACTACCTGAACCCGATGCACCACCTGAACTAGTAGGAACACTAGCTGTACCACCACTCGAACAACCACTCAGTGCAGTTCCTACTACTGCAACACTAGCTCCAATAGTAACTAAACCTTCACCAGCAGCTACTAGAGTTGACGCTATGATCGTATCTTTCACTATTTCTCCTGTTAAGGCGGCTAAGACAGGGGCAGCAGCACCAGCAGTTGCTATTGTTACAACACCTACAGCAACTACAGCCAAAGCAATCCCCAACCATCCCCACCAAGCTAACTGTCCATCGGGATCAACGTAGATAATAGGATTATTACCAGCGTATAAATAAGGACTCGCAAATTGACCCTTAGGATCAGTAGCATAAAACCGCCCCAACCTCGGATCATAAAATCGCGCTCGATAGTTATACAGTCCTAACTCAGCATCAAATTCCTGTCCCGTATAACGATAACTAATAAACTCAGGATTTCCATAAGCAGTCCCCATCAAATCCCCAAAAGGCAGATAATCAAAGGCAGCAATCACCGTTCCTGCTTCATCCACCACCACACGAGTCGAACCGAGATGATCCTTCAGTATCGTGTAAATTTTACCCTCTTTAACCAGTGCAACCAAACCCCCAAGACCATAGATATACTGGATAGGTTCGTTACTCACTTCCAACAGAGGATAATCATTCAAACCATGAACATATAGTTTCCCTGCGGTTTGATTTCCCGAACTATCCTGAGATGTTTTCAAAACTCGCTGATTTCCGCCGTTGTATTTAAAGAAAACTGATGTGTTTCCTTCAAGTTGTATCTGAGTAGTTAACTGAGTTAAAGGATCGTATTTAATCTCAGAAATCTGACGGTGAGAAGCACTTTTAACATTCCCATTCGCATCGTAACCATAGTTTTGCGGTTCACTACTATTACTAACCCTGTTTACTTTATCCGTATTCTCAATATATTTATACTGATTAGTGGTGTCCCCCTGTTTCAAGGTTTGAATATTGCCATTGATATCGTAAGTTGTCGGTTGACCGACTCCTAAACTTGCCTTTTCATCTTGACTATTTTGGGCAACTTTCAAGCGTCCTAACTGATCATACTGATATTGATAGTCATAATTTTGGGGTGGATTTTTCCATGTCCCATAATTAATGCTATTTTGGGCAATATTCCCGTTGTAATATCCTGAATCTTGATAACCATTTTCCGTATAAGCAAAAGATTGTTCCATCATTAGAGAATCATCTGCTTTCTTGTTATCAATGTGCGTTGGCCAACCAGGAGAATTATAGTTAAGACTGTTTTGTAATCCCCCATTATTGAGGGTTGTAGTTGCCAGACTACCATCAGCATTGTAACGATAAGTCGCAAACTGTTGAATATTTTCTGGTGTTCCTACCGCAATAGTTTCTCCCAAGCTGTTATAGCTGTAAACCACTTCAGGAATATTGCTATTATTGGGATAAATTACCTTGATGATATTGCCCAGATTATTGTATTCATAGCGAACCGTTTGCGCTGCATACCCCGTCACCGTCAGGGTTTTACTCGCTACATTACCCAACTCATCATAATCATAGATTTCTTCAACATCGCTGTTACCATCCCCTAGATTACTATTCAAAACCTGCCACAAACGACCTATTAAATGTGGATTTGAGCCATCCCCATCAAAAACATAGCGTTTACGCCAGTTCCCTTGTTCGGGATAATGGGGGTTACTATTCGCTTGGTTCTGTAAATCCGTTCCATCACCCCAGTCTCCAGATAACCAGCCTTCCTCAATTAAACGCCCGATAATATCATATTTTTTATAGCAGATTATCCGAGTTTCTAACCCCACCGCATCCACCATAAAACGAGGACGACCTGCGCGATCATAAATATACTTAGTTGTCCCTGAATCTGGGTTAGTTTGACTGATCATTTGTCCTAAGAAATCATATTCCATCGTGATTTCCCAAGCATCTGATTGAGAACCAGCAGGAGGATCAAAATGATTAGGAAGTAACGTTTTAACCACATTTCCTGCCGCATCATAAATACTGCGAGTGGTTTGATAAATATTACTTCCTGCTTCAATGGGGCCTGCTTTTTTCGCTAAAGTACGTCCTAATTGATCTTTTAGAGTATAAACAAGTGTTCCGTCAGCATCCGTTACCTTTTCTACTAAATATTGATGTGGTGGATAAGAATCTTCCGCAAAAAATCCTTGGAGATTCGTACCATATTCACTGGTAATAATATGGGTATTATTATTTCCAATAGCAAATGCTTTCCCTGGTATTCCTTGCTGAATGGGACGACTCAAGGGTGATGCTTCATACACTGTCCTGCTGTAAGGATAACCCTGATCATCGGGATAATGATCAGCGACTTCTCCTGTCAGTATGCCAGAGTCCCAATTAACAGTCTCAACAAATTTTTGCCGATAACCTAACAGAGTATTATCAAACCGCGCTGTTTTGGTACTAATAACACCACGACCTAAGCTATCATAAACCGTCTCTGTTACTAGACAGTTGCTTCCTTCTAATGCTTGGGTTTGCCGTTCTTTTCCCGCACCATCACTATAGGTAATACCAATTTGAGGATTTTTGAAAGTAACAATATTGGAAAAAGCAACTTTATCGGCTGTAAATAACGCTAACGCACCAGTAATGTTATTGGTGACGGTCTGAGCAAATATCTGTTGACCATCAGCATAGAAAAGCAGTACATTATTAGCAGCGACTAATAACCATTCATGGGCCATTAATCCTGTATTTGCTACTTGGGAAGATACACCATTAATGGTTAAAATCCAACCTTGATTTTGTGTCCATGTTACCGTTAATTGATTGCCGATACAAATACCTAACGGTTGTTTCGGTGTATCTGAAGCATGAACGGATAGCCTGACACCATAATTACTAAAAGATGTAGTAGATTGATAAGTAATATTGTCTGATGTATTTCCAGTGTGAACTAAAGCACCATTTTCTACCTGCCAATTATTAAGCTGGGAAGATTGCCAATCTTGTCGCCATTGTTCACCATTGATAAAGTTAGCATAAACACCTCCTTCTGTTGCACCAATACTGAGACTACTATTAGGTTTATCTTGAGGAAAGACATAATTTACACTATCAGTATCCTGTCGATTAAGATAGGAAGTCGTGAGAGCATTTACCGTTTCATTGAGTCCTATTTCTGCTACTTTTCTCTGGAAAGAATCATAAAAATGACGTGATGTATCGCCACTATTTCCCAGTTGTGCTGTCACCAGTTTATACTTAGTATCATAAACATTTGCTTGAAAACCACTGAGCAAAGGAGCAAAGCAAAGATCATCAATCAAGAAAAATTTAGAGACTTTTTGATTAGAGATTTCGATACCTAATTGTGTTTCCTGAATTTGACTCGGTTTAATCGCATAATGTAAATATTTCCAATCGTTATCAGTGGCTTCAATAGGTATAATAATTGGATTACTTACAGGGTTATTGCCATTATAAAATTGCAGTTTAACTTCAGCTTTACCCCCATCTGTCTCAAAACCTGCTTCTGTTTTAATCCAAGCTGAAACCAGATAAACTTGCTGAGTATTGGTTAAGCTTAGAGGTGTTTTTAAGTTGAGAGTAAGACTAGGCTTAAGTTGTAAACTAGACACCCCTGTATGAGCATCACCTTTAACAATTAAATCAGTTATATTCCGCTGATTTACACCCCAATTACTGAGATTTTCGTAATCTTCAAAACCAGTATAGTTTGCTTCTTTAAGACTAGCATTATCAAACTGAGCAACAGGATAAAATTGCTCTTTATCTGATAGAATTGAACTGTGAATTCCATTGACATCAATTGAATCTTGTGTTACTCCGTTTAAGGTACGAGAAATCACTTCTGAAGCCTTTAACCAATCTGTTAAATTTGGTTCAGTTTGATTGTCCCATTGTTCAAAAACAGCAGATTCATTCAGTCCTTGATAAGTTCTAAATAAACCCCATTTTCCGTCTCCCCAATCTTTCCAAGTCGAAACCGCGATCGCTGTTGTTTTCTCGTTAGTTTTGCTAACAGTTTGGACAACAGGAGTCAGGATATTTTGTTGTCTCAATTCCTCGTATTTTTCCCATCCATAGACAGAAGTTTGTGTCAGTGTTTCCTCTTCACCCAAACTATTGTAATTCTTAGTTGTCTGTGTCTTTAATAATCCTGTTGCTGAATCATATTCATATTCAACCTCTCGTTTAACTCCCACATTGGAAGCATTTCCATTAGAGTATATGCTACTAATTTCTTTGCTATAGAGAATACTTTCCTCCCGTTTTTGTTGAATATAGTACCCATATAGATTAACCTTACCTGACTCTCCTAATCGTTCTCTTTCTGTTACTATGTCATATTCCACGCTTTGGCGAGTTAGCTGATCCCCATTAGAATCATAGACTTTTTGTTGATACAGAGAACCGTGTAAAACACTGTAATAATAGGGAGGCATCCCTTTAAAATCTTTAAACCCTAAACCTTCTGCTGATAGTCCATTAAAGAAAAGATGTTCAGTCTTACCAAAAGGAGTTAATTTTGGATTATCACTACCTTTAATGACTGTAACCTGAGAATATTCAGTGACAATTCCTTGAACACTAATAGCTATTTTACTGGTGTCATAATCATAGCTAGTCTGACTTTCTTGATAACCATCATTGATACTAACTTTTACCGTAGGAAAATCAGTAACATTGCCTTTTATTGATTCATCAAAAACATAATAGAGAGTCAAATTAGAAGCTTTATCAAAATTATCTCCTTTGTAAGTAACAAAAGCATTAAATCCAGCCAACATGGTTCCAGATTTACCCTTACTGCTTTCGTTATCAACATAAATCCTTTCCTTCGAGAGAGATTCAGTATGAACAACCTTGCCATTTTTTAGCAACAATATCTGACTTTCTCCATCACTCGTTTCACAAGCAATATAAAAAGGAGCGCGGTTGATGATACTATTTGGTTTAATTTCTGATGGAATCGATTGTCGATCTTTATTCAGTTGTCCTTGATTATCTCGATAAAAAATACCATTTCCAATGGTGACAAAATTACCGCTAATAGTGGGTTCATATTCATTATTTGACCACGAATCTTGTAAATTAGCGTTTGTCCAGTTATCTCGGTAAGGATCATACTGTTTTATATCATTTGAATTAGCACTAACTGCGATCGCTAAATCTGAACCATAAGCAAACTTAGTCACTTTATTAGCAACTGTTAGACTTTCTTTTTTCCACTCACTGCCATTATATCGCCAGAGATGACCAGCATTTGCTAGTAAACTACCTGTCATTATTGAATAGTTAAAGTCTTTTGTCCCTTGAGGTACACTATAAGAATTACTTAAAGCTAAAGTTACGTTAAACTCAGCATCCCATTGGTAAACTCGAACTTCATAATCAATATCGCTACTCAACGTTTTAATAAAAGTCACTGTGGCTGAGTGATTGCTCAAACTCCAATTAAGGTAGGGATTACCTTTGTCATCTTTTTCAACTGGACTAATACTAGCAATCTTTTGATTATTCCATTGTTTGTAGATTTCATCTTGATAATATAATACTAAATCACATTTTTTAGAATCAGCATCATAGATGGCGATAGTGAAATAATTCCCTAAAGCCGCTAAAGCATAATTACCTTTACTAATACTGATATTTATATTTTTATCATTCCAA contains:
- a CDS encoding RHS repeat-associated core domain-containing protein is translated as MPDKASRSLHCWILDLTGKVRYIQWGIKWGGRNGNWIDSTTNTSGQEPIALAWNLAEIQNTWGEKVTFNYDVDLELIGNSGYQYTRATYLKQITAIDGRSVNFVYQLKQYDEKVREYQIPHEYSGQSNLHAYQDRYETKFLDSIELRDKESNSILFSLQFDYEVKNVSLNNFNNADFYKRYLTGITQKNANKESLPGYKFGYYTKSDDLTDNIHRGALKNITYATGGIATFNYEKKNLVGTSHIENISGYGIPRVWFGGDYVVVAYYDESRGSLDVKVYSWNGNWISDEPSAGGFNFKLDIDSLQIVTQSDFFALSFKQKDRALMNVYLFHQEIGRFGKWSYKNYFLDLALNDVQTHLAVGNDFVFFCASGGTNLGLYVWNQQSKSWNDKNINISISKGNYALAALGNYFTIAIYDADSKKCDLVLYYQDEIYKQWNNQKIASISPVEKDDKGNPYLNWSLSNHSATVTFIKTLSSDIDYEVRVYQWDAEFNVTLALSNSYSVPQGTKDFNYSIMTGSLLANAGHLWRYNGSEWKKESLTVANKVTKFAYGSDLAIAVSANSNDIKQYDPYRDNWTNANLQDSWSNNEYEPTISGNFVTIGNGIFYRDNQGQLNKDRQSIPSEIKPNSIINRAPFYIACETSDGESQILLLKNGKVVHTESLSKERIYVDNESSKGKSGTMLAGFNAFVTYKGDNFDKASNLTLYYVFDESIKGNVTDFPTVKVSINDGYQESQTSYDYDTSKIAISVQGIVTEYSQVTVIKGSDNPKLTPFGKTEHLFFNGLSAEGLGFKDFKGMPPYYYSVLHGSLYQQKVYDSNGDQLTRQSVEYDIVTERERLGESGKVNLYGYYIQQKREESILYSKEISSIYSNGNASNVGVKREVEYEYDSATGLLKTQTTKNYNSLGEEETLTQTSVYGWEKYEELRQQNILTPVVQTVSKTNEKTTAIAVSTWKDWGDGKWGLFRTYQGLNESAVFEQWDNQTEPNLTDWLKASEVISRTLNGVTQDSIDVNGIHSSILSDKEQFYPVAQFDNASLKEANYTGFEDYENLSNWGVNQRNITDLIVKGDAHTGVSSLQLKPSLTLNLKTPLSLTNTQQVYLVSAWIKTEAGFETDGGKAEVKLQFYNGNNPVSNPIIIPIEATDNDWKYLHYAIKPSQIQETQLGIEISNQKVSKFFLIDDLCFAPLLSGFQANVYDTKYKLVTAQLGNSGDTSRHFYDSFQRKVAEIGLNETVNALTTSYLNRQDTDSVNYVFPQDKPNSSLSIGATEGGVYANFINGEQWRQDWQSSQLNNWQVENGALVHTGNTSDNITYQSTTSFSNYGVRLSVHASDTPKQPLGICIGNQLTVTWTQNQGWILTINGVSSQVANTGLMAHEWLLVAANNVLLFYADGQQIFAQTVTNNITGALALFTADKVAFSNIVTFKNPQIGITYSDGAGKERQTQALEGSNCLVTETVYDSLGRGVISTKTARFDNTLLGYRQKFVETVNWDSGILTGEVADHYPDDQGYPYSRTVYEASPLSRPIQQGIPGKAFAIGNNNTHIITSEYGTNLQGFFAEDSYPPHQYLVEKVTDADGTLVYTLKDQLGRTLAKKAGPIEAGSNIYQTTRSIYDAAGNVVKTLLPNHFDPPAGSQSDAWEITMEYDFLGQMISQTNPDSGTTKYIYDRAGRPRFMVDAVGLETRIICYKKYDIIGRLIEEGWLSGDWGDGTDLQNQANSNPHYPEQGNWRKRYVFDGDGSNPHLIGRLWQVLNSNLGDGNSDVEEIYDYDELGNVASKTLTVTGYAAQTVRYEYNNLGNIIKVIYPNNSNIPEVVYSYNSLGETIAVGTPENIQQFATYRYNADGSLATTTLNNGGLQNSLNYNSPGWPTHIDNKKADDSLMMEQSFAYTENGYQDSGYYNGNIAQNSINYGTWKNPPQNYDYQYQYDQLGRLKVAQNSQDEKASLGVGQPTTYDINGNIQTLKQGDTTNQYKYIENTDKVNRVSNSSEPQNYGYDANGNVKSASHRQISEIKYDPLTQLTTQIQLEGNTSVFFKYNGGNQRVLKTSQDSSGNQTAGKLYVHGLNDYPLLEVSNEPIQYIYGLGGLVALVKEGKIYTILKDHLGSTRVVVDEAGTVIAAFDYLPFGDLMGTAYGNPEFISYRYTGQEFDAELGLYNYRARFYDPRLGRFYATDPKGQFASPYLYAGNNPIIYVDPDGQLAWWGWLGIALAVVAVGVVTIATAGAAAPVLAALTGEIVKDTIIASTLVAAGEGLVTIGASVAVVGTALSGCSSGGTASVPTSSGGASGSGSVPTSSSGGFGSGSGGGGDERRPPKRDSYTGHYAPITRARKRKILRRYPGINPDNIVHGRRLRRPPDRYGFSRQPRFVPIEGNRWGLDPGTYYRASVRIQYNLTSADDIAEADQWLINQGLPPRDPNTEVWHHFHDYDPNTNTGTLYLMLRIYHWLGHSGGRWQYDRGW
- a CDS encoding Abi family protein, with product MPEHFNKKPKNLDEQIDLLELRGMIVEDRESAKFYLQHINYYRLRAYWLTFESDLISHQFIKNTRFQDVLELYIFDRELRLLVLDAIERIEVSVRSQWAYQLAHLHGSHAHLDPTLFNPRFWQKNIDDLTREVKRSDELFIQHFQTSYVELLPPVWAVCEVMSLGLLSRWYGSLRFTKTQTAIAKVYGVRAEILGSWLHHLSVIRNICAHHSRLWNRDFAVVPQLPTSKNNPTMPQFVTGSRKVYNTLVILLYLMDQVSPKHLWRSRLSTLLSSHTHFLTAINFPQDWINRSIWNKSE
- a CDS encoding phage tail protein, coding for MNVPIGTILAYAGDVDGNARGSLETQGWLVCDGAEYAESDYPDLENTIGTYYGTASKAGMFKVPDLQGFFLRGLDGGTGRDPDANSRTSLYYGGNEGNKVGSYQGDELKSHTHTSTRENVQGSANFQGGQDGWGNKAEVTEFGGSETRPKNIYVNYIIKAKDV